A genomic region of Friedmanniella luteola contains the following coding sequences:
- a CDS encoding L-fuconate dehydratase, with product MPLITAVDVVDVRFPTSLTADGSDAMNKDGDYSAAYVVLRTDADGVEGYGLTFTIGRGNDLVAIAARQRGEPLVGLDVDQLVGDLGGTYRRLQSDSQLRWLGPEKGVVHLALAAVMNAVWDLAARRAQQPLWRFVADLEPEALVDTMDLSYLSDVLPRHEAVAMLTALRPTLDDRLAVLDASGYPCYTTSAGWLGYSDEKLRRLCQEAVDEGYRYLKLKIGASLEDDLRRCAIAREVIGPDRHLMIDANQVWDVGTAITWTRALSHFDPLWIEEPTSPDDVLGHATIRRAVAPVGVATGEHGMNRVLFKQLFQAEAIDFCQLDSCRLGSLNEILPVMLMAAKFGVPVCPHAGGVGLCELVQHLSIIDFLVVSGSTEGRVAEYVDHLHEHFVDPCVVKDAAYVLPTQPGYSAQMHPASLDVYAYPAGSYWAGRPSVA from the coding sequence GTGCCGCTCATCACCGCCGTCGACGTCGTGGACGTCCGGTTCCCGACGTCGTTGACCGCGGACGGGTCCGACGCGATGAACAAGGACGGCGACTACTCCGCCGCCTACGTCGTGCTGCGCACCGACGCCGACGGGGTGGAGGGCTACGGGCTGACCTTCACGATCGGCCGGGGCAACGACCTGGTGGCGATCGCGGCCCGGCAGCGGGGTGAGCCGCTGGTCGGGCTCGACGTCGACCAGCTCGTCGGCGACCTCGGCGGGACCTACCGCCGGCTGCAGTCGGACTCGCAGCTGCGCTGGCTGGGACCGGAGAAGGGCGTCGTGCACCTGGCGCTGGCCGCGGTGATGAACGCCGTCTGGGACCTGGCCGCGCGCCGGGCGCAGCAGCCGCTGTGGCGCTTCGTCGCGGACCTGGAGCCCGAGGCCCTCGTCGACACGATGGACCTCAGCTACCTGTCCGACGTGCTGCCCCGGCACGAGGCCGTCGCGATGCTGACCGCTCTGCGGCCCACGCTGGACGACCGGCTCGCGGTGCTCGACGCGTCGGGCTACCCCTGTTACACGACCTCGGCCGGCTGGCTGGGCTACTCCGACGAGAAGCTCCGCCGACTCTGCCAGGAGGCCGTCGACGAGGGCTACCGCTACCTCAAGCTCAAGATCGGGGCGTCGCTCGAGGACGACCTGCGGCGCTGCGCCATCGCCCGCGAGGTGATCGGCCCGGACCGCCACCTGATGATCGACGCCAACCAGGTGTGGGACGTCGGCACGGCCATCACGTGGACCCGCGCGCTGAGCCACTTCGACCCGCTCTGGATCGAGGAGCCGACCAGCCCCGACGACGTCCTCGGCCACGCCACCATCCGCCGGGCCGTCGCCCCGGTCGGCGTCGCGACCGGCGAGCACGGGATGAACCGGGTGCTGTTCAAGCAGCTGTTCCAGGCGGAGGCGATCGACTTCTGCCAGCTGGACTCCTGCCGGCTGGGCAGCCTCAACGAGATCCTGCCCGTGATGCTGATGGCCGCGAAGTTCGGCGTCCCGGTCTGCCCGCACGCCGGCGGCGTCGGCCTCTGCGAGCTGGTCCAGCACCTGTCGATCATCGACTTCCTCGTCGTCTCCGGCAGCACCGAGGGCCGGGTCGCGGAGTACGTCGACCACCTGCACGAGCACTTCGTCGACCCGTGCGTGGTGAAGGACGCGGCCTACGTGCTGCCCACGCAACCCGGCTACAGCGCGCAGATGCACCCCGCCTCGCTCGACGTCTACGCCTATCCGGCCGGGAGCTACTGGGCCGGACGCCCTAGCGTGGCCTGA
- a CDS encoding LacI family DNA-binding transcriptional regulator yields the protein MATLGDVARRAGVSISAVSRVLSDAPGARVSVATRARIKQAAADLAYRPNFAGRALKFARTDVIALVVPDLTNAFATDLMLGVEDEAAARDHMVLLGRSEDLEPDGEMVSRLVGEGRVDGVLVQVADHRLPAELAPLVQAGHPLVFLNSFQPGHLGGAVLDDEAGARLATEHLIALGHRRIAHVGGLPQSFTARRRLAGFEAAMAAAGLPVPGTAVSRLGYVPADGRAALRRLMAADPPPTALVVANVNAALGVLAEARTLGIAVPADLAVVSVHDAWTAENTWPPLTTVKMPTYELGRAAVRALHERLGGGPGRDEVVADPPPRLVLRESTAAPR from the coding sequence GTGGCGACCCTGGGCGACGTCGCCCGGCGGGCCGGCGTGTCGATCTCCGCGGTCTCCCGGGTGCTCAGCGACGCGCCCGGCGCGCGGGTGAGCGTCGCGACCCGGGCCCGGATCAAGCAGGCCGCCGCCGACCTCGCCTACCGGCCCAACTTCGCCGGCCGCGCGCTCAAGTTCGCCCGCACCGACGTCATCGCCCTCGTGGTGCCCGACCTCACCAACGCCTTCGCCACGGACCTGATGCTCGGTGTCGAGGACGAGGCGGCCGCCCGCGACCACATGGTGCTGCTCGGCCGCAGCGAGGACCTCGAGCCCGACGGTGAGATGGTGAGCCGGCTGGTGGGGGAGGGCCGGGTGGACGGGGTGCTCGTCCAGGTCGCCGACCACCGCCTGCCCGCCGAGCTGGCGCCCCTGGTGCAGGCGGGCCACCCGCTGGTCTTCCTCAACTCCTTCCAGCCGGGCCACCTCGGGGGGGCCGTGCTGGACGACGAGGCCGGCGCCCGGCTGGCCACCGAGCACCTGATCGCCCTGGGGCACCGCCGGATCGCCCACGTCGGCGGGCTGCCGCAGTCGTTCACGGCCCGCCGCCGGCTGGCCGGCTTCGAGGCGGCGATGGCGGCTGCCGGGCTGCCCGTGCCCGGGACGGCCGTCAGCCGGCTGGGCTACGTCCCGGCCGACGGCCGCGCGGCGCTCCGCCGGCTGATGGCGGCCGACCCGCCGCCGACGGCCCTGGTGGTGGCCAACGTCAACGCCGCCCTCGGAGTGCTGGCCGAGGCCCGCACCCTGGGGATCGCCGTGCCGGCCGACCTCGCGGTGGTCTCCGTCCACGACGCCTGGACCGCCGAGAACACCTGGCCCCCGCTCACGACCGTCAAGATGCCCACCTACGAGCTGGGCCGGGCCGCGGTCCGGGCCCTGCACGAGCGGCTGGGCGGGGGCCCGGGGCGGGACGAGGTCGTGGCGGACCCGCCGCCGCGGCTGGTGCTCCGCGAGTCCACCGCCGCGCCACGCTGA
- the rplL gene encoding 50S ribosomal protein L7/L12, with product MAKLSTAELLDAFKELTLIELSEFVKEFETTFNVTAAAPVAAAAPAGAGGGAAVEEEEASDEVDVILEAAGDKKIQVIKEVRTLTSLGLKEAKDLVEAAPKAVLEKVTKEQAEKAKEALEGAGAKVTVK from the coding sequence ATGGCGAAGCTCAGCACCGCAGAGCTCCTTGACGCCTTCAAGGAGCTGACCCTGATCGAGCTCTCCGAGTTCGTCAAGGAGTTCGAGACCACCTTCAACGTCACCGCTGCTGCCCCCGTGGCCGCGGCTGCCCCGGCCGGTGCCGGTGGCGGTGCCGCTGTCGAGGAGGAGGAGGCCTCGGACGAGGTCGACGTCATCCTCGAGGCGGCCGGCGACAAGAAGATCCAGGTCATCAAGGAGGTGCGCACCCTCACCAGCCTGGGCCTCAAGGAGGCCAAGGACCTGGTCGAGGCCGCCCCCAAGGCCGTCCTGGAGAAGGTCACCAAGGAGCAGGCCGAGAAGGCCAAGGAGGCCCTCGAGGGCGCCGGCGCCAAGGTCACCGTCAAGTGA
- a CDS encoding L-rhamnose mutarotase — MQRVAQVVGLAPEAVTRYKELHASVWPDVLRTIHACGIRNYSIFLREPELLLFAYFEYIGEDYEADQAAMAADPVTQEWWALTMPMQRPLEGRADGAWWAVVPEVFHVD; from the coding sequence ATGCAGCGCGTCGCCCAGGTCGTCGGTCTCGCACCGGAGGCCGTGACCCGCTACAAGGAGCTGCACGCCTCCGTCTGGCCGGACGTGCTGCGCACGATCCACGCCTGCGGCATCCGGAACTACTCCATCTTCCTGCGCGAGCCCGAGCTGCTGCTGTTCGCCTACTTCGAGTACATCGGCGAGGACTACGAGGCCGACCAGGCGGCCATGGCGGCCGACCCGGTCACCCAGGAGTGGTGGGCGCTGACCATGCCGATGCAGCGACCGCTGGAGGGCCGCGCCGACGGCGCGTGGTGGGCCGTCGTCCCCGAGGTCTTCCACGTCGACTGA
- a CDS encoding C40 family peptidase gives MGKILMRAASLATGLALAVSVTATAELPASAASTCSASFSRYQVISKGSKGSQAKAMECLLRKAGYSATVNGSFSVHDAAKLARFRRSVGLSPLKVAGPRPWSALLSQGSRPALERGDKGADVLRLQRSLRALGYTKVTLTSYFGANTVAAVKSAQKKRGQKQTGRATTAVWSALQHGRVAAVPAPKKAVAKKTASRASSSSKGAKALAFAKRQIGDSYRYGATGPNSWDCSGLTGGAWKAAGVKIPRTSQAQYRAGKKVAKSDLKPGDLVFFYSGISHVGIYAGSGNVIHASRPGQPVAKIKMKYMPYQGARRYS, from the coding sequence ATGGGCAAGATCCTGATGAGAGCAGCGTCGCTGGCGACCGGACTGGCCCTGGCCGTCTCCGTCACCGCGACCGCCGAGCTCCCCGCCAGCGCCGCCTCGACCTGCAGCGCCTCGTTCAGCAGGTACCAGGTGATCAGCAAGGGCAGCAAGGGCTCGCAGGCGAAGGCGATGGAGTGCCTCCTGCGCAAGGCCGGCTACAGCGCCACCGTCAACGGCAGCTTCTCGGTGCACGACGCCGCCAAGCTCGCTCGGTTCCGCCGTTCGGTCGGCCTCAGCCCGCTCAAGGTCGCGGGCCCCCGCCCCTGGAGCGCCCTGCTCTCCCAGGGCTCCCGTCCCGCGCTCGAGCGCGGCGACAAGGGTGCCGACGTCCTCCGGCTGCAGCGCTCGCTGCGCGCACTCGGCTACACCAAGGTCACGCTGACCTCCTACTTCGGGGCCAATACGGTCGCGGCCGTCAAGTCGGCTCAGAAGAAGCGCGGTCAGAAGCAGACCGGCCGGGCCACCACCGCCGTGTGGTCCGCCCTGCAGCACGGTCGGGTCGCCGCGGTCCCCGCGCCGAAGAAGGCCGTCGCGAAGAAGACCGCCTCCAGGGCCAGCTCCTCCAGCAAGGGCGCGAAGGCCCTCGCCTTCGCCAAGAGGCAGATCGGCGACTCCTACCGCTACGGTGCCACGGGCCCGAACAGCTGGGACTGCTCCGGGCTGACGGGCGGCGCCTGGAAGGCGGCCGGGGTCAAGATCCCCCGCACGTCGCAGGCCCAGTACCGCGCGGGCAAGAAGGTCGCCAAGTCGGACCTGAAGCCGGGTGACCTCGTCTTCTTCTACTCCGGGATCAGCCACGTCGGCATCTACGCGGGCAGCGGCAACGTCATCCACGCCTCGCGCCCCGGCCAACCGGTCGCGAAGATCAAGATGAAGTACATGCCCTACCAGGGCGCCCGTCGCTACAGCTGA
- a CDS encoding amidohydrolase family protein, producing MIIDAHQHVWDLDRATYPWLGPQHGPIFRSIAEDEVLPELRACGVDAVVLVQAADNAEDTALMLATAAAHPEVVAVVAFLPLENPDATAALLPGLAADPLVVGIRTLIHDRPDPDFLVRPEVRESLGLLAAAGLAFDVVAVLPRHLEHVPVLAAEHPGLRLVVDHLAAPPIGSVDLEPWRTLLARAAEPPNVHAKVSGLYPAADPTAWSTEALRPVVAHAVDVFGPDRLMYGGDWPVSVLAGGYTAVWEGLHPLVTELGVEAAAAVLGGTAVRVYGIDPGRLAALGGCRS from the coding sequence GTGATCATCGACGCCCACCAGCACGTCTGGGACCTCGACCGGGCGACCTACCCCTGGCTCGGGCCGCAGCACGGGCCGATCTTCCGCAGCATCGCCGAGGACGAGGTGCTGCCCGAGCTGCGCGCCTGCGGGGTCGACGCCGTGGTGCTGGTGCAGGCGGCGGACAACGCCGAGGACACCGCGCTCATGCTCGCGACGGCCGCCGCGCACCCGGAGGTCGTGGCCGTCGTCGCGTTCCTGCCGCTGGAGAACCCGGACGCGACGGCGGCCCTGCTGCCCGGTCTGGCCGCCGACCCGCTGGTCGTCGGGATCCGCACCCTCATCCACGACCGGCCCGACCCCGACTTCCTGGTGCGGCCGGAGGTGCGCGAGAGCCTGGGCCTGCTCGCCGCCGCAGGCCTGGCCTTCGACGTGGTGGCGGTGCTGCCCCGGCACCTGGAGCACGTGCCCGTCCTGGCCGCCGAGCACCCCGGGCTGCGCCTGGTCGTCGACCACCTCGCGGCCCCGCCGATCGGCTCGGTCGACCTCGAGCCCTGGCGGACCCTGCTGGCGCGGGCGGCGGAACCGCCCAACGTGCACGCGAAGGTGTCCGGGCTCTACCCCGCCGCCGACCCGACGGCGTGGTCGACGGAGGCCCTGCGCCCGGTGGTCGCGCACGCCGTCGACGTGTTCGGGCCCGACCGGCTGATGTACGGCGGGGACTGGCCGGTCTCGGTGCTGGCCGGCGGCTACACCGCGGTGTGGGAGGGCCTGCACCCGCTCGTCACCGAGCTGGGTGTCGAGGCGGCGGCCGCCGTGCTCGGCGGCACCGCCGTCCGGGTCTACGGGATCGACCCGGGCCGGCTCGCCGCGCTCGGCGGGTGCCGGTCGTGA
- a CDS encoding carboxylesterase/lipase family protein translates to MTVEHDAVVRVTGGRLRGVERDGVTAWSGVPYAAPPVGPRRFRAAAPVVPWDGVRPATRPAGASLQGGPTRGLGGPVGEDCLYLNVHAPTAARTDGRPRPVLVWLHGGAFRSGSGALYPGGPLAGQGDVVVVSVNYRLGVLGFVDLASAVDAEVPSLLGLRDQLAALRWVQENIAAFGGDPDQVAVAGESAGSISVALLLTAPSAVGLFRGAVLQSGSYSLIHGDEAREEVARAYARNLGLGRRDGDRLWQLTPQELLRAQEAVDAQFPGTLPAAPWFDGDLVPASLEEAQRSVRPEVALLAGHNRDEVTLFQAQRSDIMPTTRPTLVARLQAALGWTEAQRLLAHYPDTAAGTRALGTDLNFAFPTRHFAERHAAAGGRTWCYRFDAAVPLLGATHAAELPYLWDWRGYPAVVLRGRRTPQRQALAGRMRRRWLAFARDLDPGPDWPAFTLDERRTLVLDPAGDHLVDDPDAERRRAWAGRDVMPRP, encoded by the coding sequence ATGACGGTCGAGCACGACGCGGTGGTGAGGGTGACCGGCGGACGGCTGCGGGGGGTCGAGCGGGACGGGGTCACGGCCTGGTCGGGCGTGCCGTACGCCGCCCCTCCGGTCGGCCCCCGCCGGTTCCGCGCCGCCGCTCCCGTCGTGCCCTGGGACGGGGTCCGGCCGGCCACCCGGCCCGCCGGGGCGTCGCTGCAGGGCGGTCCGACCCGAGGGCTGGGTGGGCCCGTGGGGGAGGACTGCCTCTACCTGAACGTGCACGCCCCGACCGCGGCCCGCACCGACGGCCGGCCCCGCCCCGTGCTGGTCTGGCTGCACGGCGGCGCCTTCCGCAGCGGCAGCGGCGCGCTCTACCCGGGCGGGCCCCTCGCCGGGCAGGGGGACGTGGTCGTCGTCAGCGTGAACTACCGGCTGGGCGTCCTCGGCTTCGTCGACCTGGCGTCGGCGGTCGACGCCGAGGTGCCCAGCCTGCTGGGCCTGCGCGACCAGCTGGCGGCGCTGCGGTGGGTCCAGGAGAACATCGCCGCGTTCGGGGGGGACCCGGACCAGGTCGCGGTGGCGGGGGAGTCGGCCGGGTCGATCTCGGTGGCCCTGCTGCTCACCGCGCCGTCGGCGGTCGGCCTGTTCCGCGGCGCCGTCCTGCAGAGCGGCTCCTACAGCCTCATCCACGGCGACGAGGCCCGCGAGGAGGTCGCCCGGGCCTACGCGCGCAACCTCGGGCTCGGCCGGCGCGACGGCGACCGGCTGTGGCAGCTGACCCCGCAGGAGCTGCTCAGGGCCCAGGAGGCCGTCGACGCGCAGTTCCCCGGCACCCTGCCGGCCGCCCCCTGGTTCGACGGCGACCTGGTGCCGGCGTCGCTGGAGGAGGCGCAGAGGTCGGTGCGGCCCGAGGTGGCCCTGCTGGCCGGCCACAACCGGGACGAGGTCACGCTGTTCCAGGCGCAGCGGAGCGACATCATGCCCACGACCCGGCCCACGCTGGTCGCGCGGCTGCAGGCCGCGCTGGGCTGGACGGAGGCCCAGCGGCTGCTCGCGCACTACCCGGACACGGCCGCCGGCACGCGGGCGCTGGGCACCGACCTCAACTTCGCCTTCCCGACGCGGCACTTCGCCGAGCGGCACGCCGCGGCGGGCGGCCGGACCTGGTGCTACCGCTTCGACGCCGCGGTGCCCCTGCTGGGCGCGACGCACGCCGCCGAGCTGCCGTACCTGTGGGACTGGCGCGGGTACCCGGCGGTGGTGCTGCGCGGCCGCCGCACCCCTCAGCGCCAGGCCCTGGCCGGACGGATGCGGCGCCGCTGGCTCGCGTTCGCCCGCGACCTCGACCCGGGTCCCGACTGGCCCGCGTTCACGCTCGACGAGCGGCGCACCCTGGTGCTGGACCCGGCGGGGGACCACCTCGTGGACGACCCCGATGCCGAGCGCCGCCGGGCCTGGGCCGGGCGGGACGTCATGCCGCGTCCCTGA
- a CDS encoding SDR family oxidoreductase yields MTAADRSPFDLTGRTAVVTGASRGIGAAVAAGLLRAGADVVGLQRGEVPDELQRLAQACGRWLHRVPVDLADAASVDAAVAAALDLGPVDILVNNAGTQVRHAATDFPLADFDAVLAVNTRAVFQLCQAFGRPMLERGWGRVVNVASLLSFQGGIRVPAYAASKGAVAQLTKALCNEWAGRGVAVNAVAPGYVDTDLNEALLADGERNAAISARIPAGRWGRGEDLAGAVVFLSSDAAAYVHGVVLPVDGGWLAR; encoded by the coding sequence GTGACGGCGGCGGACCGCAGCCCCTTCGACCTGACCGGCCGGACCGCCGTGGTGACCGGCGCCTCCCGGGGGATCGGGGCGGCGGTCGCGGCGGGTCTGCTGCGGGCCGGGGCGGACGTGGTCGGCCTGCAGCGCGGGGAGGTCCCGGACGAGCTGCAGCGGCTGGCGCAGGCCTGCGGTCGCTGGCTGCACCGGGTGCCGGTCGACCTCGCCGACGCGGCCTCGGTCGACGCCGCGGTGGCGGCCGCGCTCGACCTCGGGCCGGTCGACATCCTCGTCAACAACGCCGGCACCCAGGTGCGGCACGCGGCCACGGACTTCCCGCTGGCCGACTTCGACGCCGTGCTGGCGGTCAACACCCGTGCGGTGTTCCAGCTCTGCCAGGCGTTCGGCCGGCCCATGCTGGAGCGGGGCTGGGGCCGGGTGGTCAACGTCGCCTCGCTGCTCAGCTTCCAGGGCGGTATCCGGGTGCCGGCCTACGCCGCGTCCAAGGGTGCCGTCGCGCAGCTCACCAAGGCGCTGTGCAACGAGTGGGCGGGCCGGGGGGTGGCGGTCAACGCGGTCGCGCCCGGCTACGTCGACACCGACCTGAACGAGGCCCTGCTGGCCGACGGCGAGCGGAACGCCGCGATCTCCGCGCGGATCCCCGCCGGCCGCTGGGGGCGGGGGGAGGACCTGGCGGGCGCCGTCGTCTTCCTCAGCTCCGACGCGGCGGCCTACGTGCACGGCGTGGTGCTGCCCGTCGACGGCGGCTGGCTGGCCCGCTGA
- a CDS encoding fumarylacetoacetate hydrolase family protein, with translation MKLARLGPVGHETPVVITDHGTYDLSSVVYDLTGEFFASGGLDRVRDAVAADELPLFPSAGVRVGAPVARPSAVICIGMNYAAHAAESGASPPERPVLFLKTPNTVGGPDDPVQIPRGSEKTDWEVELALVIGRRTAYLDSPAQSLDHVAGFTICDDLSERAFQLEVSGGQWSKGKSCRGFTPTGPWLVTPDEVDHTGLRLRSWVNGEPRQDSSTADLIFGVEEIVYQLSQYLVLEPGDLVLTGTPEGVALSGRFPYLREGDVVEVEIEGLGRQRHAFTGWAPLEDGR, from the coding sequence ATGAAGCTGGCTCGACTGGGCCCCGTCGGCCACGAGACCCCCGTCGTCATCACCGACCACGGCACCTACGACCTCAGCAGCGTCGTCTACGACCTGACCGGGGAGTTCTTCGCCAGCGGCGGCCTCGACCGGGTGCGGGACGCCGTCGCCGCGGACGAGCTGCCCCTGTTCCCCAGCGCCGGGGTGCGGGTGGGCGCGCCCGTCGCCCGGCCGAGCGCCGTCATCTGCATCGGCATGAACTACGCCGCCCACGCGGCCGAGTCGGGGGCCAGCCCCCCCGAGCGGCCGGTGCTGTTCCTCAAGACCCCGAACACGGTCGGCGGTCCCGACGACCCGGTGCAGATCCCCCGGGGCAGCGAGAAGACCGACTGGGAGGTGGAGCTGGCGCTGGTCATCGGCCGCCGGACCGCCTACCTCGACTCCCCCGCGCAGAGCCTGGACCACGTCGCCGGCTTCACGATCTGCGACGACCTCTCCGAGCGTGCCTTCCAGCTGGAGGTCTCGGGCGGGCAGTGGAGCAAGGGCAAGTCCTGCCGCGGCTTCACCCCGACGGGGCCGTGGCTGGTCACCCCGGACGAGGTCGACCACACCGGCCTGCGGCTGCGGAGCTGGGTGAACGGCGAGCCGCGGCAGGACTCGAGCACCGCGGACCTGATCTTCGGCGTCGAGGAGATCGTCTACCAGCTGAGCCAGTACCTGGTCCTGGAGCCGGGCGACCTGGTGCTGACCGGCACCCCCGAGGGCGTCGCGCTCTCGGGCCGCTTCCCCTACCTCCGGGAGGGTGACGTCGTGGAGGTCGAGATCGAGGGGCTGGGCCGCCAGCGGCACGCGTTCACCGGCTGGGCGCCGCTGGAGGACGGGCGGTGA
- a CDS encoding SDR family NAD(P)-dependent oxidoreductase: MSGELDGLVALVTGGASGIGAAVAARLQADGARVAVLDLDADAAAEGQLGVVCDVADDASVRAAVARVVEELGGLDVVVNNAGIGAAGTVADNSDEEWHRVLDVNVLGMVRVTRAALPHLRASSAPAVVNTSSIAATAGLPQRALYSASKGAVLALTRAMAADHVREGIRVNCVSPGTADTPWVQRLLDAADDPVAERTALEARQPHGRLVSAAEVADAVAYLASPRSRSTTGTSLAVDGGMQELRLRPRS, from the coding sequence GTGAGCGGCGAGCTCGACGGCCTGGTCGCCCTGGTCACCGGCGGGGCGTCCGGCATCGGCGCCGCGGTCGCGGCCCGCCTGCAGGCCGACGGCGCCCGGGTGGCGGTGCTCGACCTCGACGCGGACGCCGCGGCGGAGGGTCAGCTCGGGGTCGTCTGCGACGTGGCGGACGACGCGTCCGTCCGGGCCGCCGTCGCGCGGGTCGTCGAGGAGCTCGGCGGCCTGGACGTGGTGGTCAACAACGCCGGCATCGGCGCCGCCGGCACCGTCGCGGACAACAGCGACGAGGAGTGGCACCGGGTGCTCGACGTCAACGTGCTCGGCATGGTGCGGGTGACGCGGGCGGCGCTGCCCCACCTGCGGGCGTCGTCGGCACCGGCGGTGGTCAACACCTCCTCGATCGCCGCGACGGCGGGCCTGCCGCAGCGGGCGCTCTACAGCGCGTCCAAGGGTGCGGTGCTGGCGCTGACCCGGGCGATGGCGGCGGACCACGTCCGCGAGGGGATCCGGGTGAACTGCGTGAGCCCGGGGACCGCTGACACCCCCTGGGTGCAGCGGCTGCTCGACGCGGCCGACGACCCGGTGGCCGAGCGGACGGCGCTGGAGGCCCGGCAGCCCCACGGCCGGCTCGTCTCCGCCGCGGAGGTGGCCGACGCCGTCGCCTACCTGGCCAGCCCCCGCTCGCGCTCCACGACGGGCACCTCGCTCGCCGTCGACGGCGGCATGCAGGAGCTGCGGCTCCGCCCGCGCAGCTAG
- a CDS encoding GNAT family N-acetyltransferase — translation MHPALRPARPDDVDRIHQLVVDLATYERAADQVRATPEQLRAALFAPASAVHALVAEDGTGTVVGFALWFLNFSTWEGVHGLYLEDLYVEPGHRGSGLGRALLQALAEIAVERGHARVEWSVLDWNAPSIGFYRRLGARPMDGWTVFRLTGDALHAVAGAQG, via the coding sequence GTGCACCCCGCCCTCCGCCCCGCCCGGCCCGACGACGTCGACCGGATCCACCAGCTGGTCGTGGACCTGGCGACCTACGAGCGGGCGGCCGACCAGGTCCGGGCGACCCCGGAGCAGCTCCGCGCCGCCCTCTTCGCGCCCGCTTCGGCCGTCCACGCGCTGGTGGCCGAGGACGGCACCGGCACCGTCGTCGGCTTCGCGCTCTGGTTCCTGAACTTCTCCACCTGGGAGGGCGTGCACGGCCTCTACCTCGAGGACCTCTACGTGGAGCCCGGGCACCGCGGGTCCGGGCTGGGCCGGGCCCTGCTGCAGGCGCTGGCGGAGATCGCGGTCGAGCGCGGGCACGCCCGCGTCGAGTGGTCCGTGCTGGACTGGAACGCCCCCTCGATCGGGTTCTACCGACGGCTGGGCGCCCGGCCGATGGACGGCTGGACGGTGTTCCGGCTGACCGGCGACGCCCTGCACGCCGTCGCGGGCGCGCAGGGCTAG
- the rplJ gene encoding 50S ribosomal protein L10, whose amino-acid sequence MARPDKAAAVAELKDKFSSSSAVVLTEYRGLTVKALKDLRRSLGENATYAVSKNTLTTIAAREAGVEGLDEHLVGPTAITFVDGDPVVVAKGLRDFARTNPLLVIKGGVLDGKFLNSDEVRTLADLESREVLLAKVAGGMQGVLQQAVSLVAAPLSQVARLAAALEQAAQEDPSIIGGAGTPAAVDQEPSTDDTTDAAPAAEADIAAAPAADTETATAVPDTNPVAADAAEEN is encoded by the coding sequence ATGGCGAGGCCGGACAAGGCAGCTGCGGTCGCCGAGCTGAAGGACAAGTTCTCCAGCTCCTCGGCGGTCGTCCTGACCGAGTACCGCGGTCTCACCGTGAAGGCGCTGAAGGACCTGCGCCGCTCACTCGGTGAGAACGCCACCTACGCCGTGTCGAAGAACACCCTGACCACGATCGCCGCCCGCGAGGCGGGTGTCGAGGGTCTCGACGAGCACCTCGTCGGACCCACGGCGATCACCTTCGTGGACGGCGACCCCGTCGTCGTCGCGAAGGGTCTGCGTGACTTCGCACGGACCAACCCGCTTCTGGTCATCAAGGGCGGGGTTCTGGACGGCAAGTTCCTGAACTCCGACGAGGTGCGCACGCTGGCCGACCTGGAGTCCCGTGAGGTCCTCCTCGCCAAGGTCGCCGGCGGCATGCAGGGAGTCCTGCAGCAGGCCGTCTCGCTCGTCGCCGCTCCGCTGTCCCAGGTCGCGCGGCTCGCCGCGGCCCTGGAGCAGGCGGCGCAGGAGGACCCCTCGATCATCGGCGGCGCCGGCACCCCGGCGGCGGTCGACCAGGAGCCCAGCACGGACGACACCACCGACGCGGCCCCGGCCGCCGAGGCAGACATCGCGGCAGCACCCGCTGCGGACACCGAGACGGCCACCGCCGTCCCGGACACCAACCCCGTCGCGGCTGACGCTGCGGAAGAAAACTAA